The genomic region CTGATACAGCGTGCAACGGTGGGCAAGGTACGCGGCGAGTTCGATGAGTTTCGTCTCGCGTTCCCTTTTCCGCAAGGCGAGGCGCAACTCCTTGGCGCGGTGGTGGCATTTATCCAGCAGGTCCTTCAACACCAGCGGATCGAACTTGGCGGGGGCCAAAACCCGCTTCATCAGGAAGGGGCGGTTCTCCTTCAAGTATCCGTCAGCCGGAAGATAGCTCGACTGAAGATCCGTGCGCGAAGGCATCCGATGGAACAGGCGCCGCAGATCGCCGTCCACGTATCCGGTGGCGCCCCGGCGGTAGCGGCGGATGTTTTTCGCTTTAAGGAACTCGGCCAAGGTCATCGTATTTTCGCTGATGGGCTCGTCCAGCATGGCCGGATCGTTGACCGTCTCCGGCTCCTTGCGGCGCAGGCTGTGCACGAGCTCGTCCACGTATTGTAGTTTCCGCAGTGCGCCGGGGAACCGGCGGTACTTCTTGCGCCAACTCCGGCGCGAGGAAAACCACTCGCAGAACGTTTCGGCGAAATCATCGTCGGGATGCTTTTGGGCGTAGTGGTCGCCGGACGGGTTGACGTAATCCCGGCTCCAGGGATTGGCGCGCTCAACGTAGCGGTCCGTGACCGGATAGGTGTGGAAAAAATGGCCGCGCACGTGAAAGGTCTCGCGGAAGTCCTTGCGCCGGTAAAGCTTGTAGGCGTAGCAAAAAGCATGGCCGACTTCGTGGCGCAGGGTGGCGAGGATCTCCTCCGGGCTGTAGGACCAGCGCCGGTACTCCTTATGCAATTCGCGGATCAGGGCGTGCGCGTCGTAAAAACCGACCGCGATGTTGGTCGTCCCTTCCACCGTGCCGTATCCCGTGGAGAGGTAGAAATTCGGCTGGATGCGCTCCAGTTTCAGCCGCTTAAGGTCTTCGCGCAAAAGTAAGATCGCGTCACCGACCGGTCCGTCGCTGATAGAGATCGGCAAATGCGACAGCGGCGTGAGCAGCAGCTCCAATTTGGTCGTTTTTGGGCCGAAAAGCAGGCGGCGCGAATGGCGCACGGGATTACACCTTGCATTTCATGATTTCCATCAGCGCAGAATCGTTGCCGCTGACAAAGGATCGCGAGCGCCCCCGGAGGGATTCGAACCCCCAGCCTACTGATTCGAAGTCAGCCGCTCTATCCTTTGAGCTACGGGGGCGAACCGGTTATGGGGTTGAAAATCCACCGAATGGATGAATTGGACCCAAAAACCGAAAACGCGCAAAGATTATAACGCGCTAATTCGGCCTGTCAATGAAACACCGCACGGCTTGCCCACCGCTTCCTCCGCTTCGCGAGGCCAGGCGCGCGGTGTCGCGGAGCGCAATCCCGGCCTTGCCGCGGCGTGCCGGGGCGGGGCGCCAAGACCTGCGCATAGCGCGCGGGTACCCCGGCCGCGCTCGGCGAAGCGGGGCGGGATTCGACCGCCTTTTACAACTCCTTGGGAAAGACGAAAAAACGGCGTTTTACGCCGAAAAACTTCCCTTTTTTAGATTTTTCCGGCGCCTGGACGAGGAAACCGCTATTGGGCAACTCCCTTTGATTTCGATTTCACCTTTTTGGGATCAGGCTTTTTTCCCTTCTGGGGAGAACCCGCAGGAGTTGCTGCACTGGAAGAACCCGCGGCGGCCGCGGCGCACGGATTGGCTTCCCGGAGAACGTATTGGTAGATCGGAATCAATTGCAGGAAGAAAAAATCAGCCCGCACTCTGAACCGTGAAATACGTGTAATGGTATTGGATTTTTCCGTCTCGGATCCCGATCGTATCGTTGCCGTCGTGGACGGATCCCGCTTGGCTGGTTGCGGTCCAGGAGATGTGGCGGGAATTGCCCGTCCCGCTGAATCCGTTCAGTTGGAACAGCGCGCCGGGAAGCCGTTCGGTGAACAATTGCGCATACCAATCCAATATCGCCTGGATCCCGACGACGGTTCGGGCTCCGGTGACGTGGGCGGCGTTGTCTTGGTAGAGGGAGATCACCCGGTTGGGGTCGTGGGTATTCCACAGACCGGGTAGCTGCTGGGCGATGTCCGCGGCCGGGGCCGGCGGCCAAGGGAAATTGGCGACCGCGTTCCACAAATCCAAGTAACTGGATTGCGTGGAATAGTCCCACGACCAGAAATTGGCGCCGGTCAGCCCGAGCTCAAGCGCCTTCTGCATGAAGGCGGTCAATTCCGAAGCGGCCGGGCGCCATCCGCCGTTGGAGTAAGCCGGCCCGGTGGGGATGATCGGACGGAAGGGGGAGATTTTTCGGAACTCCTCGACGCACCGCTGCAGCTGTTCCGCGCCGTTGTGCGACCCCTCCCAGTACACCTGCGGAAAATTGTAGTCGCAATACTCAAGGAACACGGACCATGGGAAGGCGGTGTGGTACTGCGGAAATCGGTAGGAGGAAAGGGCGATCGGCATGGAACCCAGCCCCGCCCGAAGCTGCTGGCAAAAGGTTCGGGCGACCGCCGCCCGGCCCGAATATTGGAATTCCGCCTCGGCATCGATGACGTACCCATCCAGGTTGAGGGGAAGGGTCCGCTGGACGGCCACCCGGGCTTCCGCCGCCGGATCGTATCCGTAAACGTAATGCCAGCCCCAGGCTTGGATTCCGCGGGCGTGGAGGGCGGCGACGACCGGCGGAACCAAATCCCGCCCGTTCCGGTCGATGTTAAATGCGTTCCCGGCGTCGGCGATTTTAATCAGCACGTGGCTCAATCCCGCCGCCTCGGCGCGGGCGGCGATCTGCGTTGCGTTGCCGGATTCGCAGTGCGGGATCTGCCAGATGTAGAAGCCTTTTCCGTTCAGCGCCATGGATTCCTCCACAAAGGGGACGCCCACATCCCAACCGGCGGAAGAACAGCCAAAGCCCGCCGGAGCCGAGTCGCCTTGGGAGGATCCGTGCAAGGAAAATGCCACCTGATTCCTTGCTTCTCCCTCCCGTTAGCTCGGGCCAAGATCCTTGCCTCCGCAAGGAAGGCAAATACAGCCCGAGGAAGCGGGATTGGGAGGGGCAGGGGACGGGCGAGGTATACTTACCGGAACAATCAGCAACGGCTATGGAATACCAGGATCTCTCCGCAACCCTCTCCTACCTTTCTCCCGCGGACCGCGAGATGATTGAGCGGGCATACCGCCTGGCGCTCCGCGCCCACGAAGGGCAAAAACGCGCTTCCGGCGAACCCTACATCCAGCATTGCCTGGCCGTCGCCAAGATCCTTGCCGATCTCCACCTCCCAGGGGCGGCGATCGCCGCCGGTCTGTTGCATGATGTCGTCGAAGATACGCCGGTCTCCCTGGAGATGATCCGCAAGGAATTCGGCGACGAAGTGCTGGCGCTGGTGGACGGCGTAACCAAGCTGACCCAGCTCCCGCGGGTCACCCGAGACGACGGCCGCGGGCAGCCGGTGGACGAGGAAACCCGCCGCAAAGCCCTCGACGTCGAGACCCTGCGGAAGATCTTCTTTGCCATGGGCGATGACGTGCGGGTGGTGGTGATCAAGCTCGCCGACCGCCTGCACAACCTGCGCACGCTCAACCACCTTCCTCCCGACCGCCGCAAAGCGATTGCCCAGGAAACCCTGGAACTGTTTGCGCCGCTGGCCAACCGGCTCGGGATCTGGCAGATGAAGTGGGAATTGGAGGATTTGGCGTTCCACTACGTCAACTCGTCCAAGTACAAGGAGATCGCCTCCAAGCTCGAGGAGCGCCGCTCGGACCGCGAGACGATGATGAAAACCATCGTCGAAAACCTGCGCGCCGAATTAACCCGGGCCGGGGTCAAGGCCGAAGTCACCGGCAGGCCCAAGCACATCTACTCGATCTACCGCAAGATGGTCCGCAAGGGGGTCCCCTTCGAATCGGTCCACGACGTCCGCGCCGTGCGCATCATCGTCAAGGACATCCCCGCCTGCTACGTCGCGCTTGGCGTGATCCACAACCTGTGGGTGCCGCTGCCGAAGGAATTTGACGATTACATCGCCTCGCCGAAGGACAATTTTTACCAATCCTTGCATACTGCGGTCGTCTATGAGGACGGGAAAACGCTTGAAGTGCAGATCCGCACGCCGGAAATGCATGTCAGCGCGGAGCTTGGAATCGCAGCCCATTGGCGCTACAAGGAGGAGGGCACCAAACGCGACGAATCCTTCGAGCGCCGGGTATTGTGGCTGCGGGGGCTGATGGATTGGCGCCAGGAGGTCCCCGACGCCGGAGACTTCCTGGACGGGATGAAGACCGACGTCTTCGAAGACCGCGTGTTCGCATTCACTCCCAAGGGCGATGTCTTCGACATGCCCGCGGGATCCACGCCGATCGACTTCGCCTACCACGTTCACACCGAAATCGGCCACCACTGCCGCGGCGCGCGCGTCAATGGCAAGATGGTCTCGCTCGATCACCGGCTGCGAACCGGGGATCAGGTGGAGATCGTCACCACCCGCAGCGGCGGCCCGAGCCGCGATTGGATGAATCCGCACCTGGGATTGGTAAAATCCCAGCGGGCCCTCAGCAAGATCCGCCAATGGTTCAAGCATCAAGACCTGGAGCAGAAGATCGCCACCGGGCGCGACATTCTCCTGCGGGAATTGCACCGTTTGGGAATCGAAGAGGAAATCACGCTGGAATCACTGGCCAAGCAAGCCGGCTTCCCGGCGGTGAACGATTTTTTAGCGGCGATCGGATCCGGCGACGTTTCGCCTTCGCGCCTGGTGTCGAAGTTTTTGGAAACCGAGCGGCCCGGGGAAGAACTCGTCCCCGATTCGAGCGCCGCGGCTTCGGCCACCACCGGGGAAGTCAACGTCACCGGCCTGCGCGGGATGCTCACCAACTTGGCCCGCTGCTGCAAACCGGTGCCCGGGGATCCCATCGTCGGTTACATCACGCGCGGGCAGGGAGCCACCATCCACCGCTCGGACTGCAAGAACATCCTGCGCATCCCCGACAAGGAACGCTTGGTGCGCGTGTCGTGGGGCCGCGTCCTCCGGACCTATCCGGTGGAAATCCGGATTTCCGCTTTCGACCGCGAAGGGCTGCTGCGCGACGTCTCCTCGGTCGTCACCGAGGACCACATCAGCATGCGCAAGGTCAACGTCAGCACCAAAGCCCACGAAGCGACGATCGACATGCTGATGGAAGTGACCGACCTGACCCAGCTCAGCCGGGTTCTCAGCCGGATCGAAGCCCTGCCGAACGTGTTCGAAGCCCGCCGGATTCGGCCCTGAGGGGAGGCGGAGAACTGGGGTTTGGAAAGCACTTGACCGAACGCTTTTTTGGCCTTAGAGTAAAAAAATTCCGTCCTCCGGAATCGGAATTGCGGGGCGGGCGCTTCCCGGTTTGCGATATACTTCGGGGGCCCGAACAAGGAGGAGGCTTAATGCCCAGGATACGTTGCCGATACATGGATTGCATTTTCCTGGAGGGTCATTATTGCGGCGCCGCGGCGATCGAATTGGATCCGGATACCGGCTGTCTGACGTATTCGCAATCCGCGGAAACGGAAACCGATCCGGATTGGGAGGACGACGAATTTGACGACGATTGGGAAAACGAGGAAGAGGGTTTTGAAATCGAGGAGGACGAAGAGGACGAATCCTGGGACGAAGACGAACAATAATTATTTTCTTCCGGCGCCGGCCGAAAAAAAACGGGCGAGGACATTCTCCTCGCCCGTTTTTTCATATTCCCTGCGGTCATTTGCGCGGGGCGGATTGCAAAGTCCGGCTGAGGATGTCCTCCTGCTGGCGGCGCTTCTTTTCGCTGATCTGGCGCACCCGTTCGGCCGCGGGGAGGTCCGCCCCGGCAATTCCAGACTGGGCCTTCAGAAAAGCGGCCTCCATCGCGGTGATCGATTTTTCTTCCGGTTCTTCGAGCTCGACGGTTTCCTCTTTTTCCTGTTCCCTCGGCGGGGCTTTGGCTTCGAGGGCCTTGCGGCTTAGGTGGACCTGCTTCTTCTTGCGGTCGATTTCCAGGATGGCCGCCTCGACCTCGTCCCCGATTTTCGCCACGGCGGCGATGTCCTTGACGTATTCGTTCGACCATTCGCTGATGTGGATCAACCCCGGCCGTTCGGCGCCGAAATCCACGAACACGCCGAATTTCTCGACGCGGGTCACTTTCCCATGGATCGCCGTTCCCGAGCGCATTTCGTTCCAGTCGTAGGCCAGCGGCGGAATCATGGTCAACTGCAGTTCGCCTTTCTGGGGATCCACCTTCCTCACCCAGACCGGGATCTCCTGCTCGGGTTGAAGCATGTCCTGCACCCGGTTCACTTTTTCCCTGCCGAGGGCCGAGATGTGCAACAGGCCGTCGCGTTCGGCCCCCACGTCCACCACCGCGCCCGACAACTCAATCCGTTTGACTTTGCCCGTCAATGCGGTCTTCGGTTTTAGGTCCGACAGGAGGATTTTTCCATCCTTTGCGGGATTTTCGGTCATATGGACCTCCGATTTTTCCAAAGGCTTTGCTTCTCCATGCTTCCATGCGCCTGCGTCGGGGCGATTCCTCCGAAAGCCGATGGAATTCGGGCTGGGGGATGATGCAATCCGGAGAGGTGAGCCTTGAATTCACCGGGCATAAACCGGGGTCGCACTCAAAACTCGAGCCCGACCCCGCCCGGTTAACGCTGAAACTGCGGCATTATACCCGCAGGTTACCCGTTCTGCAAGCCTTCTGATGCAAATCCATCCGATCCCCACCGGAAAGGCTTTGGCCGGGGGTTGTCCCAAAACGGCATTAGGTTGTCTCCGGATCGTCATGCCCACGCCCGCCCTTGCGCCTGCCCTCGGCATGCTCTATGCCGGGGGAAGCGGGGGTGTTCGTAGCGGGCATCCAGCCATGGAAACCCTGGATTCCCGCTAAACCCACCCCCGGCGAAGAACGCGCGGAGGGCCGGCGCGGGAATGACGGACTATCTCCGGCTGGGAATTTTCCACAAATACCATTGATTTACTTTATAGACAGCCTCCAGGCATCCGATAAAGAGCGGCTCGGTCCGATCATTCCGGAAGCCGTTCTCTTACGGCGCTCAGGAGGGATTCGTAGGACTTCTGGAAGGCTTGTACGCCCTCGCTCTCCAGCCGTTGGGTTACCTGCTCCATAGCGATCCCCGCCCGGGCAAGCTTGTCGGCGTGGGCGCGGGCGTTCTCCAAGTCCGCCTCGATCCGCAAGGCCGGATCGCCGTGGTCGCGGTAGGCGTCGATGGTCGCGGGCGGCATGGTGTTGACGCTTGTCGGCGCAACGAGCGCCTCGACGTAGTAGGTGTCCTGGTAGGCGGGATCCTTGGTGCTGGTCGAAGCCCAGAGGGGGCGCTGAATCCGGGCTCCGAAGGCAGTGGCTTTCACCCAGCGCGGACCGCGGAAGAAATCCGAAAACGCCTGATACGCCAACCGCGTGTTGGCGATCGCGGCTTTTCCCCGCAGGTCGCGCAGAGTCCCCTCGGAGATCGCGCTTTCGCCCGCCAGCTGATCCAACAGGCGGTCGACCAGCGTGTCCACCCGGGAGACGAAGAAGGAGGCGACCGAAGCGATCTTCTCGACGCGCAATCCGCGCGCGATCCGGTCTTCCAGCCCGGACAAGTAGGCCTCCATCACCTGGCGGTACCGTTCGACCGAGAACAGGAGAGTGACGTTCACCGGAATTCCCTCCCCGATCGCTTTGCGGATGGATTCCAGGCAGGCCGAGGTGCCCGGGATTTTGATCATCAGATTCGGGCGGCTCACGGTCTGGTGCAGGCGCATGGCTTCCCGCAGGGTCGCGTCGGGATTGTTCGCAAGGTTGGGGGAGACCTCCAGCGAGATGTATCCGTCCACTCCGTTGCTTTCCTCGAAGACCGGCCGGAACACGTCCGCCGCGGCGCGGATATCCTCCACGGCGAGTACCTCGTAAGCCTGTTCGGCGGTGTATTGCTTCTTCGAGAGGCGCCCTATGGCGGCTTGGTATTCCTCGGAGCGGACGATCGCGTTTTCGAAAATCGTCGGGTTGGAGGTTACGCCGCGGATCTCCCCCGCAGCGACCATCCGGGCCAGTTCGCCGGATTCCAAAAGCCCGCGGCGGATGTTGTCGTACCAAACGGATTGTCCCAGGCGGTTCAGGCGGATTAATGGATTCGTAATCATCGCGGGGTTTTCCCTGTGTTTGCGGATTCGATCCGGCGGATTTTCTCCACCCTGCGCCGGTGGCGTTCCTCCTTCGAAAACCGCGCGGAGAGGTAGGCGCACGTCAGCTCGCGCGCGGGTTCCGGTCCGATGATGCGGGCGCCCAGGCACAGCACGTTCATATCGTCGTGTTCGACTCCCTGGTGCGCCGAGTAGGAATCGTGGCATACGCCCGCGTAAATTCCGGGAATTTTATTGGCGGCGATGCAGGCTCCGACGCCCGATCCGCAGAGGAGAATCCCGCGCTGCGCGCGCTTCTCCGCGATCGCCCTTCCCACCCTTTCGGCGATGTCCGGATAATCCACCGGCTCGGGGGAATTCGTTCCGACGTCCAGAACCTGGTGCCCCGATTGGCGGATGGTTTCCAGCACAATGGACTTGAGCGGAAACCCCGCATGATCGCATCCCAACGCAACTTTCATCATCCTCTCCCGTTCGATCCGCCGGATTCCGACGGAGGAATTTACGAGTGTTTTTTCCGACCGGCGATTTTACCATGGGCGGAGCGGCGGGCTTGCCGCTGCAAAGGTTTCGCAGTCCTGCGATCCCTTCGACTCCGCCCGGCGGCCGCTCAACCCGGGACGCCCCATACGATTGCGCTGCCGTCGGATCCGGCGGACATTAGGTGCCGGCCGTCCGGGGAAAACGCCAAGCCGTTCACCCATCCATTGTGGGCGGGGACGGTTCGAAGCAGCCTTCCGCGGTTCATCGACCAGAATCGAATCGAACCATGGATTCCGCCGGCCGCCAGCAAAGAGCCGTCCGGCGCAAGCGCCAGGCTGAAGATCGACCCCATGTACCCGGAAACGGTTCGCAGCAATTGTCCGCTGGAGGTATCCCAGATGCGGATGTCGCCTCGGTCGTCGCCGGCGGCAAGCAAGGTTCCGGCACCGGCCACGCACCAGACTGGAGAGCCTCCGCCGTCCGAGAATACCTGCGGCGTCTTCTCAGGCGCGGCCGGATCCCACAACCGGATCGATCCGTCTTCCATCGCGACGGCCAAGCGTAAGGAGGAAGCCTCGGAGCCTGCGACGAACGTCAGGCCGGTGATCCGGGATCCGACCTTCAGGATCCGAATTTTTCCGGATGCCGTGTCGATCACGGTCAATTCCCCGTTTCCGCCGGCAGCCAGAATTCCGCCGTCGGGCGAGAACGCCACCGCTCGCACCCCCGGCACGCGCGTCTCGGAGCGGGGG from Anaerolineales bacterium harbors:
- a CDS encoding nuclear transport factor 2 family protein encodes the protein MALNGKGFYIWQIPHCESGNATQIAARAEAAGLSHVLIKIADAGNAFNIDRNGRDLVPPVVAALHARGIQAWGWHYVYGYDPAAEARVAVQRTLPLNLDGYVIDAEAEFQYSGRAAVARTFCQQLRAGLGSMPIALSSYRFPQYHTAFPWSVFLEYCDYNFPQVYWEGSHNGAEQLQRCVEEFRKISPFRPIIPTGPAYSNGGWRPAASELTAFMQKALELGLTGANFWSWDYSTQSSYLDLWNAVANFPWPPAPAADIAQQLPGLWNTHDPNRVISLYQDNAAHVTGARTVVGIQAILDWYAQLFTERLPGALFQLNGFSGTGNSRHISWTATSQAGSVHDGNDTIGIRDGKIQYHYTYFTVQSAG
- a CDS encoding bifunctional (p)ppGpp synthetase/guanosine-3',5'-bis(diphosphate) 3'-pyrophosphohydrolase, with product MEYQDLSATLSYLSPADREMIERAYRLALRAHEGQKRASGEPYIQHCLAVAKILADLHLPGAAIAAGLLHDVVEDTPVSLEMIRKEFGDEVLALVDGVTKLTQLPRVTRDDGRGQPVDEETRRKALDVETLRKIFFAMGDDVRVVVIKLADRLHNLRTLNHLPPDRRKAIAQETLELFAPLANRLGIWQMKWELEDLAFHYVNSSKYKEIASKLEERRSDRETMMKTIVENLRAELTRAGVKAEVTGRPKHIYSIYRKMVRKGVPFESVHDVRAVRIIVKDIPACYVALGVIHNLWVPLPKEFDDYIASPKDNFYQSLHTAVVYEDGKTLEVQIRTPEMHVSAELGIAAHWRYKEEGTKRDESFERRVLWLRGLMDWRQEVPDAGDFLDGMKTDVFEDRVFAFTPKGDVFDMPAGSTPIDFAYHVHTEIGHHCRGARVNGKMVSLDHRLRTGDQVEIVTTRSGGPSRDWMNPHLGLVKSQRALSKIRQWFKHQDLEQKIATGRDILLRELHRLGIEEEITLESLAKQAGFPAVNDFLAAIGSGDVSPSRLVSKFLETERPGEELVPDSSAAASATTGEVNVTGLRGMLTNLARCCKPVPGDPIVGYITRGQGATIHRSDCKNILRIPDKERLVRVSWGRVLRTYPVEIRISAFDREGLLRDVSSVVTEDHISMRKVNVSTKAHEATIDMLMEVTDLTQLSRVLSRIEALPNVFEARRIRP
- a CDS encoding S1 RNA-binding domain-containing protein, whose protein sequence is MTENPAKDGKILLSDLKPKTALTGKVKRIELSGAVVDVGAERDGLLHISALGREKVNRVQDMLQPEQEIPVWVRKVDPQKGELQLTMIPPLAYDWNEMRSGTAIHGKVTRVEKFGVFVDFGAERPGLIHISEWSNEYVKDIAAVAKIGDEVEAAILEIDRKKKQVHLSRKALEAKAPPREQEKEETVELEEPEEKSITAMEAAFLKAQSGIAGADLPAAERVRQISEKKRRQQEDILSRTLQSAPRK
- the tal gene encoding transaldolase: MITNPLIRLNRLGQSVWYDNIRRGLLESGELARMVAAGEIRGVTSNPTIFENAIVRSEEYQAAIGRLSKKQYTAEQAYEVLAVEDIRAAADVFRPVFEESNGVDGYISLEVSPNLANNPDATLREAMRLHQTVSRPNLMIKIPGTSACLESIRKAIGEGIPVNVTLLFSVERYRQVMEAYLSGLEDRIARGLRVEKIASVASFFVSRVDTLVDRLLDQLAGESAISEGTLRDLRGKAAIANTRLAYQAFSDFFRGPRWVKATAFGARIQRPLWASTSTKDPAYQDTYYVEALVAPTSVNTMPPATIDAYRDHGDPALRIEADLENARAHADKLARAGIAMEQVTQRLESEGVQAFQKSYESLLSAVRERLPE
- the rpiB gene encoding ribose 5-phosphate isomerase B, with amino-acid sequence MKVALGCDHAGFPLKSIVLETIRQSGHQVLDVGTNSPEPVDYPDIAERVGRAIAEKRAQRGILLCGSGVGACIAANKIPGIYAGVCHDSYSAHQGVEHDDMNVLCLGARIIGPEPARELTCAYLSARFSKEERHRRRVEKIRRIESANTGKTPR